In the genome of Polaribacter atrinae, one region contains:
- the mutY gene encoding A/G-specific adenine glycosylase, producing the protein MIFSNTLIYWYLQNNRELPWRKTKNPYFIWLSEIMLQQTRVAQGLSYYQKFTTDFPTVFNLANADESTVLKMWQGLGYYSRARNLHFSAKQIANELNGEFPSTYKEIIKLKGIGDYTASAIASICFNEPTAVLDGNVYRVLSRYYGIDTPINSSAGIKEFKTLAQSLIDETQPGTYNQAIMDFGALHCKPQNPLCETCPFSDSCVAFEKKLTKELPVKEKKIKVRKRYFNFLVIKTDNDTTILSERKGKGIWQGLYQFPLIESNKVINKDELILSEEFINLFPLETTISLFNPKEIVHKLSHQHLYTQFWIVETANSAETTIKWSEIEKYPVPILIANFLEAFQAEK; encoded by the coding sequence ATGATTTTTTCTAATACATTAATTTACTGGTACTTACAAAACAATAGAGAATTGCCATGGCGCAAAACTAAAAACCCATATTTTATTTGGTTGTCAGAAATCATGTTACAACAAACAAGAGTTGCGCAAGGTTTGTCTTATTATCAAAAATTTACAACAGATTTTCCAACTGTTTTTAACCTCGCTAATGCGGATGAAAGTACCGTTTTAAAAATGTGGCAAGGTCTCGGTTATTATTCAAGAGCAAGAAACCTACATTTTTCTGCAAAACAAATTGCGAACGAACTTAATGGCGAATTCCCTTCTACATATAAAGAGATTATAAAATTAAAAGGAATTGGAGATTACACCGCCTCTGCAATTGCGTCTATTTGCTTTAACGAACCCACTGCAGTTTTAGATGGTAACGTTTACAGAGTGCTTTCTCGTTATTATGGTATAGACACACCTATTAACTCATCTGCAGGAATTAAAGAGTTTAAAACACTAGCACAGTCTTTAATTGACGAAACGCAACCTGGAACCTACAACCAAGCTATAATGGATTTTGGTGCACTGCACTGCAAACCTCAAAATCCACTTTGCGAAACTTGTCCTTTTTCTGATAGTTGTGTTGCCTTCGAAAAAAAGCTAACCAAAGAATTACCCGTTAAAGAGAAAAAAATAAAAGTTAGAAAAAGATATTTTAATTTTTTGGTGATAAAAACAGATAACGACACCACGATCTTATCGGAAAGAAAAGGAAAAGGAATCTGGCAAGGTCTCTACCAGTTTCCATTAATAGAAAGTAATAAAGTCATTAATAAGGATGAATTAATTTTATCAGAAGAATTTATCAATCTGTTCCCTTTAGAAACTACAATTTCACTTTTTAACCCAAAAGAGATTGTACATAAATTATCACATCAACATTTATATACCCAATTTTGGATTGTAGAAACAGCAAATTCTGCCGAAACAACTATAAAATGGAGTGAAATTGAAAAGTACCCAGTTCCTATTTTAATTGCAAATTTTTTAGAAGCTTTTCAAGCTGAAAAGTAA
- a CDS encoding single-stranded DNA-binding protein, translated as MAAGTINKVILIGNLGDDIKMHYFDDQNCVGRFPIATSESYTNKQSGEKVTSTDWHNIVVRNGLAKVCEKYLSKGDKVYVEGKLKNRQWEQDGVKRYSTEIHVNEMTMLSTKKNTDSSTPIAPQQDQKPSAPAPKTVTPEEDDDLPF; from the coding sequence ATGGCAGCAGGAACAATAAACAAAGTAATTTTAATTGGTAACCTAGGTGATGATATTAAAATGCACTATTTTGATGATCAAAACTGTGTTGGTAGATTTCCAATAGCAACTAGCGAAAGCTACACAAATAAACAAAGCGGAGAAAAAGTTACTTCTACCGATTGGCATAATATTGTTGTAAGAAACGGATTGGCTAAAGTTTGTGAAAAATACTTATCTAAAGGAGACAAAGTATATGTTGAAGGAAAATTAAAAAACCGACAATGGGAACAAGATGGAGTTAAACGTTATTCTACAGAAATTCATGTAAATGAAATGACCATGCTTTCTACTAAGAAAAACACAGATAGCTCAACCCCAATAGCTCCACAACAAGATCAAAAACCTTCTGCACCAGCACCAAAAACGGTAACTCCAGAAGAAGATGATGATTTACCATTTTAA
- a CDS encoding gliding motility-associated protein GldE, whose product MDPDPEILYLLFASIDFVTSFNAIFLIALLVSSALVSGAEVAFFSLSQTDLNELSNNGKDQNIVVSLLERPRKLLATILITNNFINILIVLLFASLAETLFGGFDFKLEIFSFLIPTRFLLEIVLVTFLILLFGEVLPKVYASRNALSFSKTMSKFIHVINIFLTPFSLPLITLTKWIEKKLGSKNSNFSVETLSQALELTSEGATTKDEQKILEGIVNFGNTETVQIMVPRIDIFALSDTESYEEVLAKILKNGYSRNPVYKDNIDNIIGVLYAKDLLAHLNKTTFKWQELLRETFFVPENKKLDDLLADFREKKNHLAIVVDEYGGTSGLLTLEDVIEEIVGDINDEFDDEDLHYSKIDANNYIFEGKTSIKDFCKVLDDEDEDIFEEEKGESETLAGFILEVSGKFPKKGEKINFKNYTFTIEALDQKRIKQVKATRNA is encoded by the coding sequence TTGGACCCAGATCCCGAAATATTATACTTATTATTTGCCTCAATAGATTTTGTAACTTCGTTTAACGCAATTTTTCTAATTGCCTTATTAGTAAGTTCCGCATTAGTTTCTGGAGCAGAAGTTGCTTTCTTTTCACTTTCACAAACCGATTTAAACGAACTTTCTAACAACGGAAAAGACCAAAATATAGTCGTTAGCTTATTAGAAAGACCTAGAAAATTATTAGCTACAATTTTAATAACCAACAATTTTATAAATATTTTAATTGTATTATTATTTGCTTCATTGGCAGAAACCCTTTTTGGCGGTTTTGACTTTAAACTAGAAATCTTTTCATTTTTAATTCCTACTCGATTTTTATTAGAAATTGTTCTTGTAACCTTTTTAATACTTTTATTCGGAGAAGTTTTACCAAAGGTTTACGCCTCTAGAAATGCACTTAGCTTTTCTAAAACAATGTCTAAGTTTATACACGTTATAAACATATTTCTAACACCTTTTAGTTTACCCTTAATTACGTTAACAAAGTGGATTGAAAAAAAATTAGGAAGCAAAAACTCTAATTTTTCAGTAGAAACACTATCACAAGCACTAGAACTAACTTCTGAAGGAGCAACTACAAAGGATGAGCAAAAAATTTTGGAAGGAATTGTAAATTTCGGAAATACAGAAACGGTACAAATTATGGTACCTCGTATAGATATATTTGCGCTTTCCGACACAGAATCTTACGAAGAAGTTTTAGCTAAAATTTTAAAAAATGGCTATTCTAGAAATCCTGTTTATAAAGATAACATAGATAATATTATTGGTGTTTTATACGCAAAAGACTTATTAGCACATTTAAATAAAACCACCTTTAAGTGGCAAGAATTACTAAGAGAAACTTTTTTTGTGCCAGAAAACAAAAAGTTAGATGATTTATTAGCAGATTTTAGAGAAAAGAAAAACCATTTAGCAATTGTTGTTGATGAGTATGGAGGAACAAGCGGTTTATTAACACTAGAAGATGTAATAGAAGAGATTGTTGGCGATATAAATGATGAATTTGATGATGAAGATTTGCACTATTCTAAAATAGACGCTAACAATTATATTTTTGAAGGTAAGACAAGTATTAAAGATTTCTGCAAGGTTTTAGATGATGAGGATGAAGATATATTTGAAGAAGAAAAAGGAGAAAGCGAAACCTTAGCTGGTTTTATTTTAGAGGTTTCTGGTAAATTCCCTAAAAAAGGAGAGAAAATAAACTTTAAGAATTATACGTTTACCATAGAAGCGTTAGATCAAAAACGTATAAAACAAGTTAAAGCTACACGAAATGCGTAA
- the gldD gene encoding gliding motility lipoprotein GldD gives MRNIFLLIFAIIFLSCKDDVLPKPKGYLSLTYPTKAYKKLDLERPYSFDVLENTKVYDDPNNWLTIKYPKLKASIDITYRPVENNIKELLAEAEKLVFKHTIKAEQIIPKDFVNPKKRVFGSIYEITGNAASQIQFHLTDSTNNFIKGSLYFYTKPNYDSILPAVNYIKKDILHLVETLEWKK, from the coding sequence ATGCGTAATATTTTTCTATTAATTTTTGCAATTATTTTTCTATCCTGTAAAGATGATGTACTACCAAAACCAAAAGGATATTTAAGTTTAACATACCCTACAAAAGCTTATAAAAAATTAGATTTAGAAAGACCTTATTCTTTTGATGTTTTAGAAAACACAAAAGTTTATGATGACCCTAACAATTGGCTTACCATAAAATACCCTAAATTAAAGGCATCTATAGATATTACTTACAGACCTGTAGAAAACAATATTAAAGAACTACTAGCAGAAGCAGAAAAACTAGTTTTTAAACACACCATAAAGGCAGAACAAATCATTCCAAAAGACTTTGTAAATCCAAAAAAAAGAGTTTTTGGTAGCATCTATGAAATAACTGGTAATGCAGCCTCTCAAATTCAATTCCATTTAACAGACAGTACAAATAACTTTATTAAAGGATCTTTGTATTTTTACACAAAACCAAACTACGATTCCATTTTACCAGCTGTAAATTATATTAAAAAGGACATTTTACACTTAGTAGAAACTTTAGAATGGAAAAAGTAA
- a CDS encoding DMT family transporter, with product MKNTHAKNLSFLILATLFISTSGVLGKYIALPAEVIILCRASFAAVLVYIFCRIQKIDLKIKFKKDYFSFAVNGFFLGAHWVTYFYALKLSNVALGMLSLYTFPVMAALLEPFFSKQKLNKVHVFLGVLVLIGVYILVPDFSIENDEVKGILLGILSALCYALRNLTTKKHVTNYNGSTIMLYQLIIVTILLIPVLFFSDISNFQSQLPLLLLVALLTTAIGHTMMIHSLKHFSVATASIISSVQPIFGIIIAYFFVHEIPSINTIIGGSLILLTVVIESIRSK from the coding sequence ATGAAAAATACACATGCAAAAAATTTATCCTTCTTAATTTTAGCAACACTTTTTATAAGTACCTCTGGTGTTTTAGGTAAATATATTGCTTTACCTGCAGAAGTAATTATTCTATGTAGAGCTAGTTTTGCTGCCGTTTTAGTTTATATTTTCTGTAGAATCCAAAAAATAGATTTAAAAATAAAATTTAAAAAAGATTATTTTTCTTTTGCAGTGAATGGTTTTTTCTTGGGAGCTCATTGGGTTACCTATTTTTATGCCTTAAAACTTTCTAACGTTGCTTTAGGTATGTTATCTTTATACACTTTCCCTGTAATGGCTGCACTTTTAGAACCGTTTTTCTCCAAACAAAAACTAAATAAAGTACATGTTTTTTTAGGAGTCCTTGTATTAATTGGTGTGTATATTTTAGTACCAGATTTCTCCATAGAAAACGATGAAGTAAAAGGTATCTTATTAGGTATTTTATCTGCACTTTGTTACGCTTTAAGAAATTTAACTACCAAAAAACACGTAACAAACTATAATGGGAGTACAATTATGTTGTACCAATTAATTATTGTGACTATTTTATTAATCCCCGTTTTATTTTTTAGTGATATCTCTAACTTTCAAAGTCAATTGCCTTTATTATTATTGGTTGCCTTATTAACCACAGCTATTGGCCACACAATGATGATTCACTCCTTAAAACACTTCTCTGTTGCAACTGCAAGTATAATAAGTAGTGTACAACCTATTTTTGGTATTATAATCGCCTATTTTTTTGTACACGAAATCCCTAGTATTAATACCATCATTGGCGGAAGCTTAATTTTATTAACAGTGGTTATTGAAAGCATAAGAAGTAAATAA
- a CDS encoding TonB-dependent receptor has product MPSFFKTLILLLISYTTFGQEGDFYGKVKTDDNELAIDVFVVIKGDHFYKETVTDFNGEFYIKSVPYGTHNIQFHSLNSKPKTITVQLNSKKKEVNVFLESIKNQLDEVRITTKTEETKKETKGFAVNVIKTAEASLRNIQTNELLNATAGVKIRQNGGLGSDVSYSLNGLSGNAVRIFIDGIPSSMYGSSYNLNSIPPSMIKNIEVYKGVVPGHLSDDALGGAINIVLHNDARTNLNASISYGSFNTIQANVNGLYRYKESGFTVKSAIFHNYSDNDYKVSGRSVVDTGLGGVQTPITARRFNDAYKSTGGMFQAGYTDVKWADQFLVGFNASKDYKEVQHGAFMTIIPYKDRFLESDALLANMIYKKKNLFVKGLDVNINGLYGERNRAVNDTLAAAYSWTGERAIDFRGNEYDYTWGSQQEGGPTLAKIKRKVASIRSGISYTINDQHTVLANHVYSGVDREDSDVLVSVLENTFKGTRNIDKNIYSLTYEFTALQNRLRTSVFGKHYQQKTTSVDPKIITDSNGTKTIVDEVISSNNEKDGYGFAASYAISPKVTLLASAEKAVRLPDETEVFGNDGDNVVANPTIKPEQSNNYNLGFRFGTFNIKNHDFTISTNVFTRNIKDRIGLPIETSFNIDNELIVYVNQGSGTSKGIDAQLNYTYNRNFGFNFNVSRFDLKIINTGTEIDVPNTPFFTMNGSLRYSFKDLIQKESRLNLFYSMYFTDEFSYLVPQGSNTVGNNFFDVPKQFAQDLGISYSFPNKKLVASFDIKNIFDKPVYDNLSVQKPGRAFYIKLNYTINKFN; this is encoded by the coding sequence ATGCCATCTTTTTTTAAAACATTAATACTGCTACTTATATCTTATACTACTTTTGGTCAAGAAGGAGATTTTTATGGAAAGGTAAAAACGGATGACAATGAACTTGCTATAGATGTTTTTGTAGTTATAAAAGGAGATCACTTTTACAAAGAAACTGTTACAGATTTTAATGGAGAATTCTATATAAAATCGGTTCCTTATGGAACTCATAACATCCAATTCCATTCTTTAAATTCAAAACCTAAAACCATTACAGTACAACTTAATTCTAAAAAGAAGGAAGTAAATGTATTCTTAGAAAGCATAAAAAATCAATTAGACGAGGTTCGTATCACAACAAAAACAGAAGAAACTAAAAAAGAAACAAAAGGTTTTGCTGTAAATGTTATAAAAACTGCAGAGGCAAGTCTTAGAAATATTCAAACAAACGAATTATTAAACGCTACTGCTGGCGTAAAAATCCGTCAAAATGGTGGTTTAGGTTCAGATGTTAGTTATAGTTTAAACGGATTATCAGGTAACGCTGTTAGAATTTTCATAGACGGAATTCCTAGTTCTATGTATGGTTCTTCATACAATTTAAACAGCATTCCTCCATCAATGATTAAAAATATTGAGGTTTATAAAGGAGTAGTTCCTGGGCACTTATCAGACGATGCTTTGGGTGGAGCTATTAATATTGTGCTACATAATGACGCAAGAACAAATCTAAATGCATCTATTTCTTACGGATCATTTAACACAATACAAGCTAATGTTAATGGACTATATCGTTATAAAGAATCTGGGTTTACTGTAAAATCTGCTATTTTTCATAATTATTCTGATAATGATTACAAAGTATCTGGAAGAAGTGTTGTAGATACAGGTTTAGGAGGTGTGCAAACACCAATTACAGCAAGAAGGTTTAATGATGCTTACAAATCTACAGGCGGAATGTTTCAAGCTGGTTATACCGATGTAAAATGGGCAGATCAATTTTTAGTTGGTTTTAATGCATCTAAAGATTACAAAGAAGTGCAACATGGTGCGTTTATGACTATTATACCATACAAAGACAGGTTCTTAGAATCGGATGCCTTATTAGCAAATATGATTTATAAAAAGAAAAATCTTTTTGTAAAAGGACTAGATGTAAACATAAACGGATTGTATGGTGAAAGAAACCGTGCTGTTAACGACACGCTTGCTGCTGCTTATAGCTGGACAGGAGAAAGAGCTATCGATTTTAGAGGTAATGAATACGATTATACTTGGGGCTCTCAACAAGAAGGAGGTCCTACTTTAGCTAAAATTAAAAGAAAAGTAGCTTCTATTAGATCGGGTATCTCTTATACAATTAATGACCAACATACAGTTTTAGCAAACCATGTCTACAGTGGAGTTGACAGAGAAGATAGCGATGTTTTAGTTTCTGTTTTAGAAAACACTTTTAAAGGTACTAGAAATATTGATAAAAATATTTATTCTTTAACTTATGAATTTACAGCGCTTCAAAATCGATTAAGAACTAGTGTCTTCGGAAAACATTATCAACAAAAAACAACAAGTGTTGATCCTAAAATTATAACAGATTCAAACGGAACAAAAACTATCGTTGATGAAGTTATAAGTAGTAATAATGAGAAGGATGGATACGGATTTGCAGCTTCGTATGCTATTTCTCCAAAAGTTACATTATTAGCTTCTGCAGAAAAAGCCGTTCGCTTACCAGATGAAACAGAAGTATTTGGTAATGATGGAGATAATGTAGTAGCAAACCCAACAATTAAACCAGAACAATCTAACAACTATAACTTAGGTTTTAGATTTGGAACATTTAACATAAAAAATCACGACTTTACGATTTCTACAAATGTATTTACAAGAAATATAAAAGACAGAATTGGCCTACCTATTGAAACCTCTTTTAATATTGATAATGAATTAATCGTTTATGTAAATCAAGGGAGCGGAACTTCTAAAGGGATAGATGCTCAATTAAACTACACATATAACCGAAATTTCGGATTCAACTTTAATGTATCTCGTTTCGATTTAAAGATTATAAATACGGGTACAGAAATAGACGTACCAAACACACCTTTTTTTACAATGAACGGTAGTTTACGTTATTCTTTTAAAGATTTAATTCAAAAAGAGTCTAGATTAAACCTATTCTACTCTATGTACTTTACAGATGAGTTCTCATACTTAGTACCACAAGGATCTAATACTGTTGGTAATAACTTTTTTGATGTACCTAAACAATTTGCTCAAGATTTAGGTATTAGCTACTCATTTCCAAACAAGAAACTTGTTGCTAGTTTTGATATTAAAAACATATTTGACAAACCTGTATATGACAATTTATCTGTACAAAAACCAGGAAGAGCTTTTTACATAAAACTTAATTACACAATCAATAAATTTAACTAA
- the dprA gene encoding DNA-processing protein DprA, which produces MKEEKLLAVLRLQRCKAIGDILAKKLIVNVGDVEQVFKEKTAILSKINGIGSHVLKHLFDAKNIKLAQQELKYIQDNNISYSYFLDDDYPKNLQHCIDSPILLFKDGKLDFSNPRIISIVGTRNISSYGRDFCNQLIKEIATYNPIIVSGFAYGVDICAHKAAIEYNLQTIAVLAHGFEQIYPKVHKKYINQVNENGGFLTEFWSEEDPLRENFLKRNRIVAGISKATIIIESASKGGSLVTADIANSYNKDVFAVPGRTTDLYSRGCNNLIKNNRAYLLSSATDIVKMLNWDVQEKAKTIQKQLFVELNENEQKIHDLLHDKGQQLLDVISLECNIPIYQLSSILLQMELKGVTKPLPGKMFELT; this is translated from the coding sequence TTGAAAGAAGAAAAATTATTAGCGGTCTTAAGATTACAAAGGTGCAAAGCAATTGGCGATATTTTGGCCAAAAAACTCATTGTAAATGTGGGAGATGTAGAGCAAGTGTTTAAAGAAAAGACAGCTATACTATCAAAAATTAATGGAATAGGCAGTCATGTTTTAAAGCATTTGTTTGATGCAAAAAATATTAAATTGGCCCAACAGGAGTTAAAATATATTCAAGATAATAATATTTCTTATTCTTATTTTTTAGATGATGATTATCCTAAAAACCTTCAACATTGTATTGATAGCCCAATATTATTGTTCAAAGACGGAAAATTAGACTTTTCTAATCCTAGAATTATTTCTATTGTTGGTACACGAAATATTAGCTCTTATGGACGCGATTTTTGCAATCAATTGATAAAAGAAATTGCTACCTATAACCCTATAATTGTAAGTGGTTTTGCATATGGTGTAGATATTTGTGCACATAAAGCAGCTATAGAATACAACTTGCAAACCATTGCTGTTTTAGCACATGGTTTTGAGCAAATTTATCCGAAGGTTCATAAAAAATATATCAATCAAGTAAATGAAAATGGTGGTTTTTTAACTGAGTTTTGGAGTGAAGAAGATCCTTTAAGAGAAAACTTTTTAAAACGGAATAGAATTGTTGCAGGTATTTCTAAGGCAACAATTATTATAGAATCTGCCTCTAAAGGAGGTTCTTTAGTTACAGCAGATATTGCCAACTCTTATAATAAAGATGTGTTTGCTGTTCCTGGTAGAACTACAGATTTGTATAGCCGAGGGTGTAATAATCTAATTAAAAATAACAGGGCGTATTTGCTAAGTTCTGCCACGGATATTGTAAAAATGCTCAATTGGGATGTTCAAGAAAAGGCGAAAACAATTCAAAAACAATTATTTGTAGAATTAAACGAGAACGAGCAGAAAATTCATGATTTATTACATGATAAAGGACAACAATTATTAGACGTTATTTCTTTAGAATGTAATATTCCAATTTATCAGTTATCATCTATTTTATTGCAAATGGAATTAAAAGGTGTTACAAAACCTTTGCCAGGAAAGATGTTCGAACTTACTTAA
- a CDS encoding SPOR domain-containing protein, with protein MNLATYINDLLYRYDCVIVPDFGGFVTNRIGAKANNFTHTFTPPTKQVTFNSLLKHNDGLLANYIASAENISFEKASTAISLSVIKWQNELQSRTVQIDRLGVLTLNEEKQIIFEPNTAVNYLTESFGLDTVTSSAISRFKEEVKPLNPTPTKATHKGIPTFIKYAATAAILLTLGFAGYNGYENNLQKENLANQEKAIQKKIQSATFVISNPLPTIDLKVVKEVAKPFHIVAGAFQFAENAEKRVEELKAKGFDAKIIGVNKWGLTQVTFNSYASRNEATNNLYRIQKTVSKDAWLLVEKID; from the coding sequence ATGAATTTAGCTACATACATAAACGATTTACTGTACAGATACGATTGCGTAATTGTACCTGATTTTGGAGGATTTGTAACCAATAGAATTGGTGCAAAAGCCAATAATTTTACACATACTTTTACTCCACCTACTAAGCAGGTTACTTTTAATAGTTTGTTAAAACACAATGATGGTTTATTAGCTAACTATATTGCTTCTGCAGAAAACATTTCTTTTGAAAAAGCATCTACTGCTATTTCATTATCTGTTATTAAATGGCAAAATGAATTACAATCTAGAACGGTACAAATTGATCGTTTAGGTGTTTTGACTTTAAATGAAGAAAAACAAATTATTTTTGAACCGAATACTGCTGTTAACTACTTAACGGAATCTTTTGGTTTAGACACTGTAACATCTTCTGCTATTTCTAGGTTTAAGGAAGAAGTAAAACCTTTAAACCCTACTCCTACAAAAGCAACGCACAAAGGGATACCTACATTTATAAAATATGCCGCTACTGCAGCAATTTTACTAACTTTAGGTTTTGCTGGCTATAATGGTTATGAAAATAATCTACAAAAAGAAAACTTAGCGAATCAAGAAAAAGCTATTCAGAAAAAAATACAATCTGCTACTTTTGTAATCTCTAATCCTTTACCAACTATTGATTTAAAGGTTGTTAAAGAAGTAGCGAAGCCATTTCATATTGTTGCCGGAGCTTTTCAATTTGCAGAAAATGCAGAAAAGAGAGTAGAAGAATTAAAAGCAAAAGGATTTGATGCTAAGATAATTGGCGTTAACAAATGGGGACTTACGCAGGTTACTTTTAACAGTTACGCTAGCCGAAATGAAGCTACTAACAACCTTTATAGAATTCAGAAAACAGTATCTAAAGATGCCTGGTTACTTGTTGAAAAGATAGATTAA
- a CDS encoding acyl-CoA thioesterase, with the protein MEVKTPKESLTILTDLVLPGETNYLDNLFGGELLARMDRACSIAARRHSRRIVVTASVNHVAFSKAIPVGSVVTIEAKVSRAFNSSMETYVDVWTEDRQSGSRTKVNEGIYTFVAVDETGKPVAIPQIRPETDLELTRFEGALRRKELSLVLAGKLKPGDATALKAVFS; encoded by the coding sequence ATGGAAGTAAAAACGCCGAAAGAATCTTTAACAATACTTACCGATTTAGTTTTACCTGGTGAAACCAATTATTTAGATAACCTTTTTGGAGGCGAATTACTTGCCAGAATGGACAGAGCTTGCAGTATTGCTGCTAGAAGACACTCTAGAAGAATTGTGGTTACAGCATCTGTAAACCATGTTGCCTTTAGCAAAGCAATTCCTGTTGGTAGTGTAGTTACTATAGAAGCAAAGGTTTCTAGAGCATTTAACTCTTCTATGGAAACCTATGTAGATGTTTGGACAGAAGACAGACAATCTGGGTCTAGAACAAAAGTAAACGAAGGTATTTATACTTTTGTTGCCGTAGATGAAACAGGAAAACCTGTTGCTATTCCTCAAATTAGACCAGAAACAGATCTAGAATTAACACGCTTTGAAGGGGCCTTAAGACGTAAAGAATTAAGTTTAGTTTTAGCAGGAAAGCTAAAACCTGGAGACGCAACTGCCTTAAAAGCAGTATTTAGTTAA
- a CDS encoding mechanosensitive ion channel domain-containing protein, with product MEFYNYKIISSIAILIAAFLIRFVITNSLKKIQLKFGFQKARIILTNKIISVLIYITIIVFVSFIWGVDEKQLLVYVSSFLTILGIAFFAQWSILSNITAGLILFINYPVKIGDTITILEKDNNITGEIRDIGAFFITLRTPEKELITIPNAVILQKNIKYSPQPE from the coding sequence ATGGAATTTTACAATTATAAAATTATATCATCAATAGCAATACTTATTGCTGCTTTTTTAATTCGCTTTGTAATTACGAATTCTCTAAAGAAAATTCAACTAAAATTTGGGTTTCAAAAAGCTAGAATTATTTTAACGAATAAAATAATTTCTGTGCTTATTTACATTACTATAATTGTATTTGTATCTTTTATTTGGGGTGTAGACGAGAAACAATTACTTGTTTATGTTTCTTCTTTTTTAACCATTTTAGGAATTGCCTTTTTTGCACAATGGTCTATACTTTCTAATATTACCGCAGGCTTAATTTTATTTATAAATTACCCTGTAAAAATTGGAGATACCATTACTATTTTAGAAAAAGACAATAATATTACAGGAGAAATTAGAGATATTGGCGCTTTTTTTATCACTTTAAGAACACCAGAAAAAGAATTGATAACAATCCCTAATGCTGTTATTCTTCAGAAAAACATTAAATATTCTCCTCAACCAGAGTAG
- a CDS encoding type 1 glutamine amidotransferase domain-containing protein gives MENLKRKTVAILATNGFEESELREPKKALEAAGADVHIVSLESGEIKSWNEGNWGKTYKVDKTLKDVSQENYNALMLPGGVINPDLLRNNKDAVGFVKSFFEHHKPVGAICHGPWLLAEADVLKGRNITSYSSIKTDLINAGANWIDEEVVVDKGLVTSRYPDDLPAFNAKLVEEVYEGKHKGQMA, from the coding sequence ATGGAAAACTTAAAAAGAAAAACCGTTGCAATATTAGCAACTAATGGATTTGAGGAAAGTGAATTAAGAGAACCTAAGAAAGCTTTAGAAGCCGCTGGTGCAGATGTGCACATTGTGTCTTTAGAATCTGGAGAAATAAAATCATGGAATGAAGGTAATTGGGGAAAAACGTATAAAGTAGATAAAACTTTAAAGGACGTATCTCAAGAAAACTATAATGCATTGATGTTGCCTGGTGGAGTTATAAATCCAGACTTATTACGTAATAATAAAGACGCAGTTGGTTTTGTAAAATCCTTCTTTGAGCATCATAAACCTGTTGGTGCTATTTGCCATGGACCTTGGTTATTAGCGGAAGCAGATGTATTAAAAGGGAGAAATATAACTTCATATAGCTCAATTAAAACAGATCTTATAAATGCTGGTGCAAATTGGATTGATGAAGAGGTAGTTGTAGATAAAGGACTAGTTACAAGTAGATATCCTGATGATTTACCTGCATTTAATGCTAAGTTAGTGGAAGAAGTATATGAAGGTAAACACAAAGGCCAAATGGCTTAA